In the Advenella kashmirensis WT001 genome, one interval contains:
- a CDS encoding uracil-DNA glycosylase produces MMFTETVEKIRLIKGTKNVPGFDPNNGNENAQYLFLLEAPGQGSVKSGYISFDNNDATARNLSAQLATAGVNRSEIAIWNTVPWYLGEVDFSKIRSPKPSEIIEAQDYLMEVIDRMPALKCIVLVGAQARRLHLFLSTRVSVRIITCHHTSIQVANRNSTAAQQNIEIFQMMQK; encoded by the coding sequence ATGATGTTTACCGAGACGGTTGAAAAGATTCGATTGATTAAAGGTACGAAGAACGTTCCTGGGTTTGATCCAAATAATGGGAACGAGAATGCACAATATCTATTCCTTTTGGAGGCTCCTGGCCAAGGTTCTGTCAAGTCAGGGTACATATCGTTTGACAATAACGACGCTACTGCCCGAAATCTGAGTGCACAGTTGGCGACTGCCGGCGTCAACCGGAGTGAAATTGCGATTTGGAACACGGTGCCATGGTATCTCGGAGAAGTTGACTTTAGCAAAATTCGATCGCCCAAACCTTCTGAGATTATCGAGGCGCAAGATTATCTTATGGAAGTAATCGATAGAATGCCCGCCTTGAAATGCATTGTATTGGTGGGAGCTCAGGCACGACGACTTCATTTGTTTTTATCGACCAGAGTGTCGGTGCGAATCATAACCTGTCATCATACTTCCATTCAAGTAGCCAACCGAAACTCGACTGCAGCTCAACAGAACATCGAAATTTTTCAAATGATGCAGAAATAG